One window of Geothermobacter hydrogeniphilus genomic DNA carries:
- the dapA gene encoding 4-hydroxy-tetrahydrodipicolinate synthase: MSHFSGSMVAIITPFGEDGRFDEESYRQLIEFQIENGTDVIVPCGTTGESATLGFEEHDRVIKTCIDQVRGRIPVVAGTGANNTAEAIHLSQNAKANGADGLLLVCPYYNKPSQEGIFLHYRKIAAEVALPQVLYNVPGRTGINIAAETTCRLAEIDNIVAIKEASGSITQASEIIANAGDKIDVISGDDFLTFPLMACGAVGVISVTANIAPAQVKQMVVAAQEGNYARARELHLKLLELHQLMFIEANPVPVKTSASLMGKCRADVRLPLSPLQPGSLEKLQTVLKKYALI, from the coding sequence ATGTCGCATTTTTCCGGGTCCATGGTCGCCATCATCACCCCTTTCGGGGAAGACGGCCGATTTGATGAAGAGAGTTACCGCCAGCTGATCGAGTTCCAGATCGAGAACGGCACCGATGTCATCGTCCCCTGCGGGACGACCGGCGAATCGGCCACCCTCGGCTTCGAAGAGCACGACCGGGTCATCAAAACCTGTATCGACCAGGTCAGGGGACGCATCCCGGTGGTCGCCGGAACCGGCGCCAACAACACCGCCGAGGCGATTCACCTGTCGCAGAACGCCAAGGCCAACGGCGCCGACGGCCTGCTGCTGGTCTGCCCCTACTACAACAAACCCTCGCAGGAGGGAATCTTCCTGCACTACCGGAAGATTGCCGCCGAGGTCGCCCTGCCGCAGGTGCTCTACAATGTTCCCGGCCGCACCGGCATCAACATCGCCGCCGAGACCACCTGCCGCCTGGCCGAAATCGACAACATCGTCGCCATCAAGGAAGCTTCCGGCAGCATCACCCAGGCCAGCGAGATCATCGCCAACGCCGGTGACAAAATCGACGTCATCTCCGGCGATGATTTTCTCACCTTCCCGCTGATGGCCTGCGGCGCGGTCGGCGTCATCTCGGTGACCGCCAACATCGCCCCCGCTCAGGTCAAGCAGATGGTGGTCGCCGCCCAGGAAGGCAACTATGCCAGGGCCCGCGAACTGCACCTCAAGCTGCTGGAACTGCACCAGTTGATGTTCATCGAGGCCAATCCGGTACCGGTCAAGACCTCGGCCAGCCTGATGGGCAAGTGCCGCGCCGACGTGCGTCTGCCCCTCTCACCGCTGCAACCGGGCAGCCTGGAGAAACTGCAGACGGTGCTGAAGAAGTACGCGTTGATCTGA
- the argH gene encoding argininosuccinate lyase codes for MSEKPWAGRFTQPTDKFVEEFTASISFDQRLYRYDIQGSIAHARMLARQKIISDKDAERIVYGLNEILEEINAGKFKFSVALEDIHMNIEKRLIEQIGPVGGKLHTARSRNDQVALDIRLYLREELDSLADYLDALQGALLDQAEANIDVIMPGYTHLQTAQPVLFAHHLLAYHEMFLRDAGRLRDLRRRMNVLPLGAGALAGTTFPIDREWVAEQLGFDGVTRNSLDSVSDRDFGLEFCGAASILMMHLSRLSEELILWSSADFSFIELSDSFCTGSSIMPQKKNPDVPELVRGKTGRVYGNLISLLTLMKSLPLAYNKDMQEDKEPLFDTLDTVKGSLKIFADMIAQLQVRADNMRIAAARGFSTATDVADYVVRKGIPFREAHEIVGKTVRYCIENNKDIPELSLEEFQQFSPVIGADIFDFVTLEASVNSRKATGGTAREAVEREIARARQARGRN; via the coding sequence ATGAGCGAAAAACCCTGGGCCGGGCGCTTCACCCAGCCGACCGACAAGTTCGTTGAAGAATTCACCGCCTCGATCAGTTTCGACCAGCGGCTCTACCGCTATGACATCCAGGGCTCGATCGCCCACGCCCGGATGCTGGCCAGACAGAAGATCATCAGCGACAAGGACGCCGAACGAATCGTCTACGGTCTGAATGAAATCCTCGAGGAGATCAATGCCGGCAAGTTCAAATTCTCGGTGGCCCTTGAAGACATCCACATGAACATCGAGAAACGCCTGATCGAACAGATCGGTCCGGTCGGCGGCAAGCTGCACACCGCCCGCTCACGCAATGACCAGGTGGCCCTCGACATCCGCCTCTACCTGCGTGAAGAACTGGACAGCCTGGCCGACTACCTCGACGCCCTGCAGGGGGCGCTGCTCGACCAGGCCGAGGCCAATATCGACGTCATCATGCCCGGCTACACCCACCTGCAGACCGCCCAGCCGGTGCTCTTCGCCCACCACCTGCTCGCCTACCACGAGATGTTCCTGCGTGACGCCGGTCGTCTGCGTGACCTGCGGCGGCGGATGAATGTGCTGCCCCTCGGCGCCGGAGCGCTGGCCGGAACCACCTTCCCCATCGACCGCGAATGGGTCGCCGAACAGCTCGGTTTCGACGGCGTCACCCGCAACAGCCTCGATTCGGTCTCCGACCGCGACTTCGGCCTGGAGTTCTGCGGCGCCGCCAGCATCCTGATGATGCACCTGTCGCGCCTGTCGGAGGAGTTGATCCTCTGGTCGAGCGCTGACTTCAGCTTCATCGAACTCTCCGATTCCTTCTGCACCGGCTCCTCGATCATGCCGCAGAAGAAGAACCCCGACGTGCCCGAACTGGTGCGCGGCAAGACCGGTCGCGTCTACGGCAACCTGATCAGCCTGCTGACGCTGATGAAATCCCTGCCGCTGGCCTACAACAAGGACATGCAGGAAGACAAGGAGCCGCTCTTCGACACCCTCGACACGGTCAAGGGATCGCTGAAGATTTTTGCCGACATGATCGCCCAGCTGCAGGTCCGGGCCGACAACATGCGGATCGCCGCCGCCCGCGGCTTCTCGACCGCCACCGACGTCGCCGACTACGTGGTGCGCAAGGGCATCCCCTTCCGCGAAGCCCACGAAATCGTCGGCAAGACGGTACGCTACTGCATCGAGAACAACAAGGACATCCCGGAACTGAGTCTCGAAGAGTTCCAGCAGTTCTCACCCGTCATCGGCGCCGACATCTTCGATTTCGTCACCCTCGAAGCCTCGGTCAATTCCCGCAAGGCGACCGGCGGCACCGCCCGCGAAGCGGTGGAACGGGAAATCGCTCGTGCCCGCCAGGCGCGCGGCCGCAACTGA
- a CDS encoding NUDIX domain-containing protein, producing the protein MDFRKQQIKTSVVACIIDEQGRTLLTRRCIEPFCSQWVMPGGKIDHGEAILSALHREVVEEVGLEVSVEELIDVYEHIDIGSNGDHYVILYYRCRLTGGELKPNGSECTEARWVTEEELPTMALPPGCRYILGQVFPHLPWGKLSAAIDVAGEVPDQLQMPRS; encoded by the coding sequence ATGGATTTTCGCAAACAACAGATCAAGACCTCGGTTGTCGCCTGCATCATCGACGAACAGGGACGAACCCTGTTGACCCGACGGTGTATCGAGCCCTTCTGCAGCCAGTGGGTGATGCCGGGCGGCAAGATCGACCATGGCGAGGCGATCCTCTCCGCCCTGCATCGTGAAGTTGTGGAAGAGGTCGGACTTGAAGTCAGCGTTGAGGAACTGATCGATGTCTATGAACATATCGACATCGGCAGCAATGGAGATCATTATGTCATCCTCTACTACCGCTGTCGACTGACCGGCGGGGAACTGAAGCCGAACGGCAGCGAGTGCACCGAGGCACGCTGGGTTACGGAGGAGGAACTGCCGACCATGGCCCTGCCGCCGGGTTGCCGCTATATTCTCGGCCAGGTTTTCCCCCACCTGCCGTGGGGCAAGCTTTCCGCGGCCATCGACGTGGCCGGGGAGGTTCCCGATCAGCTGCAGATGCCGCGTTCCTGA